Sequence from the Catenuloplanes indicus genome:
ACCGCCGACGCGCAGGACGACGCCGTCCCGCCATGCCGCCGGAACCCGCGTGCGATCCAGCACCTCGACCGTGAGATCCGACGGCAGCTGGGCTCCGGCCCCGCCCGCCGCTCGGGCGACGGTCACCGGTAGCGCGCCAGCCTTCGCCGGTGCATCGCTCTTCAGCGTCGCGCGGGCCGACGCCGCGGTCGGCCACACCGGATCAAGAACGTCCAGCGGCGGGATCTCCTTGACCGCGGGCGGCAGACCGGTGACCTGCCGGCCGGCCGTGCCGGCCTTCTCCACCTGGCCACGCAGCCGCTCAGGCTCAGCCGCCGGTACGGCGAGCGCCGGTGGCACCGCCAGCAGCGTACTCACCATGACCGCGCCCAGCGTGGACGCCAGCAGGCGGCCGGGCCACCTGAACACACCGACAGTCGACCTGCCCACGTTGCTTCCCATCCGTTCCACGTCGGTGCTCGCCAGCTCAGTCATCGTCAGCCGGCCGCAGCCGCGCTCTGGACAGTGAAGATGTCTTTCACCCGGGCGTCGGTGAGGGCGCCCTGGTAGACGTTCAGCTCATCGATACCGCCGTACCAGCGGTCGGTACGCACACCGCCGAACAGCGCAGCGCCGACGACCAGCGGCCCGGATGCCTGCCACACCGGCATGAGGTTGGTCGTCGCGCCCTGCAGGACGCCGTTGACGTACAGGCGAAGCTGCTTACGGGCGCTGTCGTAGACAGCGACCAGGTGAGTCCACCCGGCGGCGTCGTCGTAGGCGACCGGCTTCGCCGACCGCACCGAGTCAGCCCCGTCACCGGCCGTTGGCAGCATCGAGAACGTCCAATAGTCGGACGTGACACCGTCCACCGTCCTCGGCCGCAACGACAGCGCGAACGGCGTGCGGTCTGGACCGTCCTGCGACACGATCGTGTGTGCACCAGTACCGATATCCAGCGGGTCGACCCACGCGGACACGCTGAATGACTGGTCCGTGCGCAGGACCGGCGCATCCTGCCAGACCGGCGCGCTATGGCTACCGAAGTTCTTCTGCGTCCTGCCGTACTCCCGGGTCGGCGTGTTCGGGGTGGTGCCGTCGGCTAGATCGGTGTCGAGGAACAGACTTGAGTTCATCCAGCCCGCGTCAACGACCGATCCGTTCGTGAGAGCGAGCCTGCGTCCGAACGCGTCGTCCGCCGAGGCCTCGCAGTTGTCCGGGACCGTCTCGTCGAAGCACGAGATCCCGAGGTCGAACGACCAGCGACCGACCTGGGTATGGCTGATGATGCCGGGCTCGTCGACCTCACCGTCTGCGGTCCGGACCGCGATCGCGCCGGTGAAGTCGTCCGCGACCAGAACACGGTCGAAGATCTGCACCTCGGCCACGTTGCCGCGCAGCCGCTCGACCGAACCGGTCGAGCCAGCGTCCCGACCGCGACCGATGACGACCGGATCGGTGTTCGTCGTCGGTGCGTTGAAGCCAGCTGAGGTTTCGACGCCGTCGACCCAGACCTTGATCCGCCGATCCGCGCTGTCGAAACCCGCGGCGACGTGTGTCCATCGTCCAGCGGTATTCAGGGTGCTGGAACAAACCTCGGTGCCAGCAGTTGTCGTGGTTGACGGGATGAGCAGGCACCAGGAGTTGCCCGAAGTCAGCGGGCGTGCCCGCAACCGGAACGGATTCGACACCCCGGCTGGAGCTTCCTTGGCGATGACGGTCGACGTCGTGGTCAGGTCGGTCAGCCGCACCCAGGCCGCGACGGAGTACGACTTCGTCGTGTCCAGGGCTACGCCGGTGGCCACCGCGCCTTGAGTGGCGGTGCCGGTAAAGGTTGCCGCCTGTCCGCCCAAAATCCGTACGTCGTCGGTCCAGGTAACGTCGGTGGCGGCGAGGGCGTTCCCGGCGCCGGGATCCATACTGTTCTGCAGTGCCGCGGACTGGGTGACGCCCGCGTAAGTCTGGAGGCCGTAGCTGGCCAGCGGGCCAGCCGGCTTGGTCACCAGCAGCGAGATGCTGGTGGCACGACCGAGGTTCAGTGTCTTGTCGATGCCGTACGCGGTGAAGATGTTCTCGCCGTACTTGACCGTGGACAGCTTCACCGACGCCGTCATCGACTTGCTGCCGTCGGCGGCCGTCGTCAGCGTCGCCGCGATCTCCTTGTCCGGCGGGTTCTTCCACCCGTACCGGAACTTCGTCACGTCCAGCGACGGCGTGCTGATTGTGAACGCCGCCTCGCCACCCGGCCCCGGGACCCCGGACGTGCGCGTCACCGTCGGCTCGGCCGGCACGGTCGTGTCCGGGTAGAACTCACACCACCCCGACCACGGGCTCGACTGGTTGTACGGCGCCGGATCCTTTGTCTGTACCCGGAACGCGTACCGCTTGCCGTTCTGGATCGTCACCTGCACCGGCGAGGACTGCGCGTTCGCGGACTGGTTCACCACCGTCGACGTCGACACCGGGAATGTGCCGTCGTTGACCTGGCCCGCGGCCGGGATCTGCTTCCACTGGA
This genomic interval carries:
- a CDS encoding LamG domain-containing protein, whose amino-acid sequence is MLSERTEYSQVFAEPSGRLVMESTVVPKHVRHADGSWSETDLDLSVRPDGTVRPGASVADVRFSGGDDAPMVTLVDAGKTLTLSWPGDLPAPELSGDSATYRGVLPDVDLVLRATWGGFTHVLVVHTPKAAESVRSVTIDVGGDASVTALPDGGLRAVAGRTVLATADAPTMWDSAAPPLSLMARMAASGAPSSPAGPGEASNTAAVRAEVTAQGDLRLIPDADMLGAPEQHFPLFIDPAWDKKPARWAYATNNQANDHNDRARVGYNPDSKALHRSFFKFMTTDLAGKYVYSARVQMKLDHSWSCDHTPTSMWVSDAINGAQKNGDRVTWWTILRTGLVAASSHANDAGGCGPEQLDMVVQFDNAAVKNQVQSFATGRKTDITFGFCACDLSGAMEGYAVRWKTFFADAAVLVVEYDSIPGTPERLMVEPNTDCSVPISTGTLTPRLYARLPDADTTQKLTATFQWKQIPAAGQVNDGTFPVSTSTVVNQSANAQSSPVQVTIQNGKRYAFRVQTKDPAPYNQSSPWSGWCEFYPDTTVPAEPTVTRTSGVPGPGGEAAFTISTPSLDVTKFRYGWKNPPDKEIAATLTTAADGSKSMTASVKLSTVKYGENIFTAYGIDKTLNLGRATSISLLVTKPAGPLASYGLQTYAGVTQSAALQNSMDPGAGNALAATDVTWTDDVRILGGQAATFTGTATQGAVATGVALDTTKSYSVAAWVRLTDLTTTSTVIAKEAPAGVSNPFRLRARPLTSGNSWCLLIPSTTTTAGTEVCSSTLNTAGRWTHVAAGFDSADRRIKVWVDGVETSAGFNAPTTNTDPVVIGRGRDAGSTGSVERLRGNVAEVQIFDRVLVADDFTGAIAVRTADGEVDEPGIISHTQVGRWSFDLGISCFDETVPDNCEASADDAFGRRLALTNGSVVDAGWMNSSLFLDTDLADGTTPNTPTREYGRTQKNFGSHSAPVWQDAPVLRTDQSFSVSAWVDPLDIGTGAHTIVSQDGPDRTPFALSLRPRTVDGVTSDYWTFSMLPTAGDGADSVRSAKPVAYDDAAGWTHLVAVYDSARKQLRLYVNGVLQGATTNLMPVWQASGPLVVGAALFGGVRTDRWYGGIDELNVYQGALTDARVKDIFTVQSAAAAG